Proteins from one Cellulosilyticum lentocellum DSM 5427 genomic window:
- a CDS encoding S-layer homology domain-containing protein, whose protein sequence is MEQKPKNLIALFVICLILIPTLIYGGTTKVSKGQVATVNAPILKRIVVSPKAIQVPVGTSEKGFKDMLEVKAYYKDIAEPKLIKDFMTNFATIKPQKGSKTVVIKYTENGCTKSSKICVTFCKPPIDESTQTAINFPYISGYPDETFRPDQAVTRAELATMIARLLTKNDIPVQQNQFKDVPELKFSTDGINYVTKLGLMKPYADGTFRPTEPVTLTEAREIMPRLASYLKTTNVDVPAGTGDLTRTQAVVLLNKLFDIECDTKNKTSGFSDVTPSTPYYKDIICATQQRAIPRSH, encoded by the coding sequence ATGGAACAAAAACCTAAGAATCTCATTGCATTATTCGTTATATGCTTGATTTTGATTCCAACTTTAATTTATGGTGGAACGACAAAGGTAAGTAAGGGGCAGGTAGCTACAGTGAATGCACCAATACTTAAGCGTATAGTAGTTTCACCAAAAGCGATTCAAGTGCCTGTAGGTACTAGCGAGAAGGGCTTTAAAGATATGCTTGAAGTTAAGGCGTACTATAAGGATATAGCTGAGCCTAAATTGATCAAAGATTTTATGACTAACTTTGCTACTATTAAGCCGCAAAAGGGAAGTAAAACCGTAGTCATCAAGTATACTGAAAATGGATGTACCAAAAGTAGTAAAATCTGTGTGACCTTCTGTAAGCCACCAATAGATGAAAGTACGCAAACTGCCATTAATTTTCCTTATATCAGTGGTTATCCAGATGAGACGTTTAGACCAGATCAAGCCGTGACAAGAGCAGAGCTTGCCACAATGATTGCTAGACTATTAACTAAAAATGATATTCCAGTTCAGCAAAACCAGTTTAAAGATGTGCCTGAACTTAAATTTAGTACAGATGGGATTAATTATGTAACTAAACTAGGCTTGATGAAGCCATATGCAGATGGAACCTTTAGACCAACAGAACCTGTAACCTTAACAGAAGCAAGGGAGATTATGCCACGTTTAGCTTCGTATTTGAAAACAACCAACGTAGATGTACCAGCAGGAACAGGAGACTTAACACGGACACAAGCAGTTGTGCTTCTTAATAAACTATTTGATATTGAGTGTGATACCAAAAATAAAACGAGTGGCTTTTCAGACGTAACACCATCAACACCGTACTATAAAGATATTATCTGTGCTACACAACAGAGAGCAATACCTAGAAGTCATTAA
- a CDS encoding DEAD/DEAH box helicase, whose protein sequence is MTHTFSALKINHSLIEGLKHQGITSPMPIQELTLPAFLEGHDVIIESHTGSGKTLAFVLPLFEKIDLTKREMQAIILAPTHELVMQIHEQITVLAKNSSLNIQSCPIIGEVNIDHQIKKLRDKPQIIVGTAGRILDLMTKKKITASTIQTVILDEADHLLDQNQANTIKKMLYLLPKDRQICLCSASMSPTAIEAVKTFMTHPVIVRTAEQTVLNPRIKHFCLVSEQREKFDMLRKLLVATHTQRALIFVSQNTDTTTLVEKLKHHGHSVATISGKLTKEARKAALTAFRSGKVKLLISSDLSARGLDVPDITHVIHFDFPLTAHEYLHRAGRSARGFKEGHSICLATPKDLGAIRIFERDFNITIIPIKLIKGQVRDLKTGEIVASCDPSHQKPSLEKSESKKRNKYPKGFNSEKKKNSTASTPVPEAKLKSHKKNTSFKEDASHASHTSTLADALSLIAQDKFGKNYE, encoded by the coding sequence ATGACACATACTTTTAGTGCATTGAAAATAAATCATTCTCTCATTGAAGGGCTAAAACACCAAGGTATTACTTCACCTATGCCTATTCAAGAGCTTACTTTACCAGCTTTTCTAGAAGGCCACGATGTCATCATCGAGTCACATACCGGAAGCGGTAAAACTTTAGCATTTGTCCTCCCTCTTTTTGAAAAAATTGATCTGACAAAACGCGAAATGCAAGCCATTATTTTAGCTCCTACCCATGAGCTTGTTATGCAGATTCATGAACAAATCACTGTACTTGCCAAAAATAGTAGCTTAAATATTCAATCTTGTCCAATCATAGGGGAGGTCAATATAGACCACCAAATCAAAAAACTTCGTGATAAGCCTCAAATTATTGTCGGAACTGCTGGTCGTATTCTAGATTTAATGACTAAGAAAAAAATCACTGCCTCTACTATCCAAACCGTGATTTTAGATGAAGCAGACCATTTACTTGATCAAAACCAAGCTAATACTATTAAAAAAATGCTTTATCTTTTACCTAAAGACCGTCAAATCTGTTTATGTTCAGCTAGTATGAGCCCTACTGCTATAGAGGCTGTTAAAACTTTTATGACTCATCCTGTTATAGTACGTACTGCAGAGCAAACTGTTCTTAACCCACGCATTAAGCATTTTTGTTTAGTAAGTGAACAACGAGAGAAATTCGATATGCTTCGTAAGCTTTTAGTCGCTACTCATACGCAGCGTGCTCTTATTTTTGTTAGTCAAAATACAGATACAACCACCTTAGTAGAAAAGCTAAAACATCATGGACATTCTGTAGCCACTATTTCTGGTAAGCTTACTAAAGAAGCTCGTAAAGCTGCTTTAACAGCCTTCAGGTCAGGTAAAGTAAAACTTCTTATTTCCTCTGATTTATCTGCCAGAGGCTTAGATGTACCAGATATTACTCATGTCATTCATTTTGATTTTCCACTAACCGCTCATGAGTATTTACATCGTGCAGGTCGTAGTGCAAGAGGCTTTAAAGAAGGTCATTCTATTTGCTTAGCTACACCTAAAGACTTAGGTGCCATACGTATTTTTGAACGTGACTTCAATATTACAATTATACCTATTAAACTGATTAAAGGACAAGTTAGAGATTTAAAAACAGGTGAGATTGTTGCTTCTTGTGACCCTAGCCATCAAAAACCATCTTTAGAAAAATCCGAATCAAAGAAACGTAATAAATATCCTAAAGGCTTTAATAGCGAAAAAAAGAAAAACTCTACTGCTTCTACACCAGTACCTGAAGCTAAACTTAAATCGCACAAAAAGAATACCTCTTTTAAGGAGGATGCATCACATGCTTCTCATACAAGTACGCTAGCTGATGCACTATCTCTTATTGCACAAGATAAATTTGGTAAAAACTACGAATAA
- a CDS encoding YcdB/YcdC domain-containing protein has protein sequence MRKKFLLLTVIAMLVPQVSFANGETQVLEALLGKVKAKIEVPEAFTEFNYNQSGEDYRFIWQDQEGKQGSLYVECESDGDILSYRLNLYHTSDSTLAKIDWETGKAKAESFLNQVVPEYAKALVLRERTAPSSDYDYTYVYDLYHEGVKVFNQVIYVNVSKETGEIRSFSGIDFSERTYNTSQPKITLEQAEVSYLKQMDLPALYKTYYDWKTEEKSSFLVYKLHNGERKGIDAATGALVVHYKDEDNELYKEAATEESQSITAKNDSGASGLTPSERKAVEETKGLLGVEVILDKVAKHFPRVKSATVSRNNLYKQQETYVRQIVLKDEVNKTNVSLTVDAKTAEIENYYFWSSTSPETAQYHWSEKEAASFLSQVAPQQFKETKLIEDDYTNEDMTTTNYYYGRLVNHLLVDGEGLSITYDQRLGEVTSYSKNWSQMSFKSPEGMMSKESAVKNIGLELVYMETDQGVYRLAYTTRESYMLLDAFTGKEVDYSGKVIEEEAQKFYTDLKGHPKEVLIKKLFDSGIYLKGEKLKPDMPVSEEDFLNLLCQVTQGYELDENENVSEWYKEITGKATIEKKQTLTRENAVYYMINATTYKKIAGVSELYVYPFDDKQYDEALKGYISLAYGLKLIQKDEEGLFRPEDRLTRAEALEMMYYLLLSTETE, from the coding sequence ATGAGAAAAAAATTTTTATTGTTAACGGTGATAGCTATGTTAGTGCCACAAGTCAGTTTTGCTAATGGAGAGACGCAAGTTTTAGAAGCATTACTAGGAAAAGTTAAGGCTAAAATAGAAGTGCCAGAAGCTTTTACAGAGTTTAATTATAATCAATCAGGTGAAGATTATCGTTTCATATGGCAAGATCAAGAGGGTAAGCAGGGAAGTCTATACGTAGAGTGTGAGAGTGATGGGGACATTCTAAGTTATCGCTTAAATCTATATCATACAAGTGATAGCACTTTAGCAAAGATTGATTGGGAAACAGGAAAGGCTAAAGCAGAATCTTTTTTAAATCAAGTAGTACCTGAATATGCCAAAGCTTTAGTATTAAGAGAAAGAACGGCACCAAGTAGTGATTATGACTATACTTATGTATATGATTTATATCATGAGGGAGTTAAAGTATTTAATCAGGTTATTTATGTTAACGTTAGCAAAGAGACAGGTGAAATAAGGAGTTTTTCAGGAATAGATTTCTCTGAGCGTACGTATAATACCAGTCAGCCAAAGATTACTCTAGAACAAGCAGAAGTAAGTTATCTAAAACAAATGGACTTACCAGCACTTTATAAAACCTATTATGATTGGAAAACCGAAGAGAAAAGTAGCTTTTTAGTTTACAAACTCCATAATGGAGAGAGGAAGGGGATAGATGCAGCTACAGGTGCATTAGTAGTCCATTATAAAGATGAAGACAATGAGTTATATAAAGAAGCAGCTACGGAGGAAAGTCAGTCCATTACAGCTAAAAATGATAGTGGTGCTTCAGGTTTAACACCTTCTGAGAGAAAAGCAGTAGAGGAAACAAAAGGATTATTGGGCGTAGAAGTGATTCTTGACAAGGTAGCTAAGCATTTTCCACGTGTGAAATCAGCTACAGTCAGCAGAAATAATCTTTATAAGCAGCAGGAAACTTATGTAAGGCAAATAGTTCTAAAGGATGAGGTTAATAAGACAAATGTTAGTTTAACGGTGGATGCTAAAACAGCAGAGATAGAAAATTATTACTTTTGGAGTAGTACGTCACCAGAAACGGCTCAGTATCACTGGAGTGAAAAAGAAGCAGCCTCATTTTTAAGTCAAGTGGCACCACAGCAATTTAAAGAAACGAAGTTAATAGAAGATGATTATACAAATGAAGACATGACTACAACAAACTATTATTATGGACGCTTAGTAAATCATTTATTGGTAGACGGAGAGGGATTAAGTATTACCTATGACCAACGTTTAGGGGAGGTCACGTCTTACTCTAAGAACTGGAGTCAAATGAGTTTTAAATCACCAGAGGGAATGATGAGTAAGGAAAGCGCGGTTAAAAATATAGGCTTAGAGTTAGTTTATATGGAAACAGATCAAGGGGTCTATCGTTTAGCATATACCACCAGAGAGAGCTATATGCTTTTAGATGCTTTTACCGGCAAGGAAGTAGATTATTCAGGAAAAGTAATTGAGGAAGAAGCACAAAAGTTTTATACTGACTTAAAGGGACACCCAAAAGAAGTATTGATTAAGAAGTTATTTGATAGTGGTATTTATTTAAAAGGAGAAAAGCTAAAACCAGATATGCCTGTTTCTGAAGAAGATTTTTTAAATCTTTTATGCCAAGTAACACAAGGCTATGAGCTTGATGAAAATGAAAATGTGAGTGAGTGGTATAAAGAAATTACGGGTAAAGCAACTATTGAAAAGAAACAAACTTTAACAAGAGAAAATGCTGTTTATTATATGATTAATGCAACTACCTATAAAAAAATAGCAGGAGTTTCTGAGTTATATGTGTATCCTTTTGATGATAAGCAATATGATGAAGCATTGAAAGGCTATATAAGTTTAGCTTATGGTCTGAAGTTGATTCAAAAAGATGAAGAAGGTTTATTTAGACCAGAAGATAGACTAACTAGAGCCGAAGCTTTAGAAATGATGTATTATTTGCTATTGAGTACAGAAACTGAATAA
- a CDS encoding MgtC/SapB family protein, whose product MHQVMEYLREVNTVSIIFRLLLATLFSGIIGIERGTKKRPAGFRTHILVCIGATLVMLTSQYMVDVLKIQTDATRLGAQVISGIGFLGAGTIIVIGRNQVKGLTTAAGLWACACMGLAIGIGFYEGAIISCIFLYGVMIGLHRLDEYVQMHSKVMEIYLELDNMSALSHFIEYVKAQGTKVSDLEIQRIKQDGDQIVGAMMTLVLCDNCDHTQYIFELHHLDGIRAIQEIS is encoded by the coding sequence ATGCATCAAGTAATGGAATATTTAAGAGAAGTAAATACAGTATCGATTATTTTTAGATTACTACTAGCTACTTTATTTTCTGGAATCATTGGAATCGAAAGAGGTACAAAGAAAAGGCCAGCAGGTTTTAGAACACATATATTAGTGTGTATAGGCGCCACATTAGTGATGCTTACTAGTCAATACATGGTAGATGTGTTAAAAATACAAACAGATGCTACAAGATTAGGTGCTCAGGTTATTAGTGGGATTGGTTTCTTGGGAGCAGGGACTATTATTGTAATAGGGCGTAATCAGGTAAAGGGACTTACAACTGCAGCAGGTCTGTGGGCCTGCGCATGTATGGGGCTTGCTATTGGCATAGGTTTTTATGAAGGTGCAATTATTAGTTGTATTTTCTTATATGGTGTTATGATTGGACTTCATCGTTTAGATGAATATGTTCAAATGCATTCAAAAGTGATGGAGATCTATTTAGAGTTAGATAATATGAGTGCATTAAGTCATTTTATAGAATATGTAAAAGCTCAAGGAACTAAGGTTTCTGATTTGGAAATACAGCGCATTAAGCAAGATGGAGATCAGATTGTAGGTGCTATGATGACTTTGGTATTATGTGATAATTGTGATCATACTCAATATATTTTTGAACTTCATCATTTAGATGGCATTCGTGCGATTCAAGAAATTAGTTAG
- a CDS encoding carbohydrate kinase family protein: protein MENNKPYALVFGIAIYDIFGFSYATYRPYDSNPGKVKVSCGGVCRNIAENMSLVGTNTQFISILGDDEKGKDILRQAEKVGLDMSNTLIVHGGSTPTYMAILDENGEMVSAVVDTKLANEFSKEALSERASIIENAEYMFLGADNPPFIEHIVTTYQGKTKFVLDPVSAAKAARIKHLLHYFHTVKPNRHEAEVLCGFEVKTHEDARKAGAYLRGLGVQNVFISLDVDGVYYNDGKEEGIIKANALEVINVTGAGDAFVAGIGAGYMANKSTVEIVKYAIAMSNITIAHEETINPNMAADLVEAYVREAQWQCTTFE from the coding sequence ATGGAAAATAATAAACCTTATGCACTTGTATTTGGTATTGCCATATACGATATTTTTGGTTTTTCTTATGCAACCTATAGACCCTATGATTCTAATCCAGGAAAAGTAAAAGTGTCTTGCGGTGGTGTTTGTAGAAACATTGCAGAAAATATGTCTTTAGTAGGAACAAATACACAGTTTATTTCTATTTTAGGTGATGATGAAAAAGGCAAAGATATTTTAAGACAAGCTGAAAAAGTAGGCTTAGATATGAGTAACACTTTAATCGTACACGGTGGCTCCACACCTACTTATATGGCCATATTAGATGAAAATGGAGAAATGGTATCAGCCGTGGTTGATACAAAATTAGCTAATGAGTTTTCAAAGGAAGCTTTAAGTGAGCGTGCTTCTATTATTGAAAATGCAGAATATATGTTTTTAGGTGCAGATAACCCCCCTTTTATTGAGCATATTGTAACGACTTATCAAGGTAAAACAAAATTTGTTTTAGATCCAGTATCAGCTGCTAAAGCAGCTAGGATTAAACATTTACTTCACTATTTTCATACAGTAAAACCTAATAGACATGAAGCAGAAGTGTTATGTGGCTTTGAGGTAAAAACACATGAAGATGCTAGAAAAGCAGGTGCTTACCTAAGAGGTTTAGGTGTACAAAATGTATTTATTAGTCTTGATGTAGATGGTGTTTATTATAATGATGGTAAGGAAGAAGGTATTATTAAAGCAAATGCTTTAGAAGTGATTAATGTTACAGGGGCTGGTGATGCTTTTGTAGCAGGCATTGGAGCAGGGTATATGGCAAATAAAAGTACAGTAGAGATTGTTAAATATGCTATTGCTATGTCTAACATCACGATTGCTCATGAAGAAACGATTAATCCTAATATGGCAGCTGATTTAGTAGAAGCTTATGTTAGAGAAGCACAATGGCAATGTACGACATTTGAATAA
- the speB gene encoding agmatinase → MFNTYTNQQFIGCDKPFEEGKVVLFGAPFDGTTSYRPGTRFAPTAIRPDSYGLETYSPYLDLDLEDFLISDIGDVDVPFGNPPKALAAIKAVAAEIVSHGKKPLMIGGEHLVSLPVIETLAHHYPDLHIIHLDAHTDLRDDYLGEKLSHATVLRRAWDILGDHRIFQFGIRSGMKQEFEWAKTHTYLHPFDTVTLKETMQSLKGKPIYFTLDLDVLDPSIFSGTGTPEPGGITMKELLEVFIILKEAHLIGADVVELAPHYDASGVSTAVACKVIREIALLLANC, encoded by the coding sequence ATGTTTAATACTTATACAAATCAACAATTTATTGGCTGTGATAAGCCTTTTGAAGAAGGAAAGGTGGTTTTATTTGGTGCACCTTTTGATGGTACTACTAGCTATAGACCTGGTACACGCTTTGCACCTACCGCTATTAGACCAGATTCTTACGGCCTTGAAACCTACTCTCCCTATTTAGATTTAGATTTAGAAGACTTCTTAATTAGTGATATAGGAGATGTGGATGTACCTTTTGGTAATCCCCCTAAAGCTCTAGCAGCTATCAAAGCTGTGGCAGCAGAAATCGTTTCACATGGTAAAAAACCCCTTATGATTGGTGGTGAACATTTAGTCAGCTTACCTGTTATTGAAACTCTTGCACATCATTATCCTGATTTACATATTATTCATTTAGATGCACATACAGATTTAAGAGATGATTATTTAGGAGAAAAACTTTCCCATGCTACTGTTTTAAGACGTGCGTGGGATATTTTAGGGGATCATCGTATTTTTCAGTTCGGTATTCGTTCTGGTATGAAACAAGAATTCGAATGGGCTAAAACACATACTTATTTGCATCCTTTTGATACTGTCACTTTAAAAGAAACGATGCAAAGCTTAAAAGGAAAGCCTATCTACTTTACCCTAGACTTAGATGTATTAGACCCTTCTATTTTTTCTGGAACAGGTACACCAGAACCAGGTGGAATCACTATGAAAGAACTTTTAGAAGTCTTTATTATCCTTAAAGAAGCGCATCTTATTGGTGCCGATGTAGTAGAATTAGCACCTCATTATGATGCAAGTGGTGTTTCTACTGCTGTAGCTTGCAAAGTAATTAGAGAAATTGCTTTACTTTTAGCTAACTGTTAA
- a CDS encoding regulatory protein RecX, giving the protein MKTITKISRQQNGERYNIFLDEVFFCGVTEDTLIRMNLKKGAKIDEEALKALEEEESKNRCFSYAIYLLGRQNYFEKVLVEKLKRKEYSEEDIQYTLEKLRYYNYLDDSRLTEAFVRDKKRFSKKGPRYIAEALRNKGVSQEQITKALEENYSTEEAYENCIGIAEKKLEYYKKKTDDLYQLKSKLYAFLAQRGFSSEVIKRTIEELTKDE; this is encoded by the coding sequence ATGAAAACAATTACAAAAATTAGCAGACAACAAAATGGAGAACGTTACAATATCTTTTTAGATGAAGTATTCTTTTGCGGCGTTACAGAAGACACGCTGATTCGTATGAATTTGAAAAAAGGTGCAAAAATAGATGAAGAAGCTTTAAAAGCTTTAGAGGAAGAAGAAAGTAAAAACAGGTGTTTTTCCTACGCTATTTATCTTTTGGGTAGACAGAACTATTTTGAAAAGGTTTTAGTAGAGAAACTCAAAAGGAAAGAGTATAGTGAAGAAGATATTCAGTATACATTAGAAAAACTAAGATACTATAATTATTTAGATGATAGTAGATTAACAGAAGCCTTTGTAAGGGATAAAAAAAGATTTTCTAAAAAGGGCCCCAGATATATTGCAGAGGCCTTAAGAAATAAGGGTGTTTCCCAGGAACAAATTACAAAAGCTTTAGAAGAGAATTATAGCACTGAAGAAGCTTATGAGAATTGTATTGGCATAGCGGAGAAAAAACTTGAATATTATAAAAAGAAAACAGACGACTTGTATCAGCTAAAGAGCAAGCTGTATGCTTTTTTAGCACAAAGAGGTTTTTCTTCTGAGGTGATTAAGCGTACCATAGAAGAGTTAACAAAAGATGAATAA
- the speD gene encoding adenosylmethionine decarboxylase, with translation MNNTDSNALKLHGFNNLTKTLSFNMYDICYTKTAEDRKAYIEYIDEQYNAERLTQILTTVTEMIGANILNIAKQDYDPQGASVTILISEGAVPEIRHDEAKSASPGPIPEIILGHLDKSHITVHTYPEYHPYEGISTFRADIDVATCGEISPLKALNYLIHCFDADVMTLDYKVRGFARDIAGNKLFIDHPIDSIQNFIPEHIRMMYNMIDVNVYQENIFHTKCRLKQFDLDNYLFGYTQEELHKGEAKIIAKKVKKEMDEIFYGTVVREAMFNLED, from the coding sequence ATGAATAATACAGACTCTAACGCATTAAAGCTACATGGCTTTAATAATTTAACCAAGACTCTTAGCTTTAATATGTATGATATTTGTTATACTAAAACTGCTGAAGATCGTAAGGCCTATATTGAGTATATTGATGAGCAATATAATGCAGAGCGATTAACTCAAATTCTAACTACAGTTACAGAAATGATTGGTGCTAATATACTAAACATTGCCAAACAAGATTATGATCCTCAAGGAGCTAGTGTGACTATTCTTATTTCTGAAGGTGCCGTTCCTGAAATTCGCCATGATGAAGCTAAGTCAGCTTCTCCAGGACCCATTCCTGAAATTATCTTAGGCCACCTAGATAAAAGTCATATTACCGTACATACTTATCCTGAATATCATCCTTATGAAGGAATTAGTACCTTTCGAGCAGACATAGATGTTGCTACTTGTGGAGAAATTTCTCCTCTTAAAGCGCTTAATTATCTTATTCACTGCTTTGATGCTGATGTCATGACCTTAGATTATAAAGTACGTGGGTTTGCTAGAGATATTGCTGGTAATAAACTTTTTATAGATCATCCTATTGATTCTATTCAAAACTTTATTCCTGAACATATTCGCATGATGTATAACATGATTGATGTTAATGTTTATCAAGAAAATATTTTTCATACTAAATGCCGCTTAAAACAGTTTGACCTAGACAACTATTTATTTGGGTATACTCAAGAAGAACTACATAAAGGGGAAGCAAAAATAATTGCTAAAAAAGTAAAAAAAGAAATGGATGAAATTTTCTATGGTACTGTTGTACGTGAAGCTATGTTTAATTTAGAAGATTAG
- the speE gene encoding polyamine aminopropyltransferase: MRDLWYSEKYEEDVKFSVKVTQHLYSEKTPFQQIDFFDSKTFGRFFTLDGFMMVTEKDEFIYHEMITHVAMAVNPEVKRVLIIGGGDGGTAREILRYKTIKKVDLVEIDERVVRLCQQYLPLTAAPFDHDNRLVLHFQDGLDFVQTAKNNSYDLILVDSTDPIGPGEGLFTYDFYHHCERLLSNVGILINQHESPYYESDAYEMKRSHAKIKASFPIAKVYQFHMPTYPSGHWLFGFASKKYDPIKDLKSDKWESLGLYTKYYNTKLHQGAFMLPTYVKEGLENV; this comes from the coding sequence ATGCGGGATTTATGGTATAGCGAAAAATATGAGGAAGATGTGAAATTCTCAGTGAAGGTCACCCAGCACCTCTATTCTGAAAAAACCCCTTTTCAACAAATTGACTTCTTTGATAGTAAAACCTTTGGACGCTTTTTCACCTTAGATGGCTTTATGATGGTTACAGAAAAAGATGAGTTTATTTATCACGAAATGATTACACACGTAGCTATGGCTGTTAATCCAGAAGTGAAGCGTGTGCTTATTATTGGTGGAGGCGATGGTGGTACAGCTAGAGAAATTTTACGATATAAAACCATTAAAAAAGTGGATTTGGTTGAAATTGATGAACGTGTGGTAAGGCTTTGTCAACAATACTTACCTCTAACAGCTGCACCTTTTGATCATGATAATAGGCTTGTTCTTCACTTTCAAGATGGATTAGATTTTGTTCAAACTGCTAAAAATAATAGCTATGACTTAATCTTAGTAGATTCTACAGATCCTATTGGTCCTGGTGAAGGACTATTTACTTATGATTTTTATCATCATTGTGAACGTCTATTAAGTAATGTAGGTATTTTAATTAATCAACATGAAAGCCCTTATTATGAAAGTGATGCCTATGAAATGAAGCGTTCTCACGCTAAGATCAAAGCTAGCTTCCCTATCGCAAAAGTCTATCAATTTCATATGCCTACCTATCCTTCAGGTCATTGGCTCTTTGGCTTTGCTTCTAAGAAATATGATCCTATAAAAGATTTAAAAAGTGATAAATGGGAATCTCTTGGGCTTTATACCAAATACTATAATACAAAATTGCATCAAGGAGCTTTTATGCTCCCTACCTATGTAAAGGAAGGACTTGAAAATGTTTAA
- a CDS encoding methylated-DNA--[protein]-cysteine S-methyltransferase translates to MNKVEVDKVRRGYTIYESSLLGPIGIVVCEKGVEAIFLKEDGFKAYQKTNPDLERDEMLCGEAKKQIEEYFKGERQVFQLDLVVEGTTFQKKVWEGLKQISYGETISYKELAERIGNPKAQRAVGGANGANPIPLIVPCHRVIGKNGKMVGFMGDQIDIKEKLLAHELKYKS, encoded by the coding sequence ATGAATAAAGTAGAGGTGGATAAGGTGAGAAGAGGTTATACAATTTATGAATCTTCTTTATTAGGACCTATTGGCATAGTGGTTTGCGAGAAAGGTGTAGAAGCTATTTTCTTAAAGGAAGATGGCTTTAAAGCCTATCAAAAAACAAATCCTGATTTAGAAAGAGATGAAATGTTGTGTGGTGAAGCAAAAAAGCAAATAGAGGAATATTTTAAGGGAGAACGTCAAGTATTTCAGTTAGATTTGGTAGTAGAAGGAACGACTTTTCAAAAAAAAGTATGGGAAGGCTTAAAACAAATTTCTTATGGAGAGACTATTAGTTATAAGGAATTAGCTGAAAGAATTGGGAATCCTAAAGCGCAAAGAGCAGTAGGAGGAGCTAATGGCGCTAATCCTATACCACTTATTGTGCCCTGCCACCGTGTTATTGGTAAGAATGGCAAAATGGTAGGTTTTATGGGGGATCAAATAGATATTAAAGAGAAGCTATTGGCTCATGAACTGAAGTATAAGTCATAA